In Cyclopterus lumpus isolate fCycLum1 chromosome 5, fCycLum1.pri, whole genome shotgun sequence, the genomic stretch ACACTATATTTAACCTTTTCTCCACAGGGCCGTTTGGCATCCCTTAAAGGAGCTATTTGTCTGGGCCGGGATCGCCTGTGACATCACAAGCACGCATGGAGGTGGTAGGTGGCGTCGTCCACGTCATGAACGCTGCTCCCCGTGCACGCTCGTCCTGGCTAGTGCACGGTGCAGAGCAGAGGGTCGTGTCACAGACGGATTAcaatacaaacaggaagtgggaccACAGTCTGCTCCGCTGTATTTATGAATGTGGGCTATAGCTCCTTTAAGCTTTGTTTTAGGTTTGAAATACACGTGTTTCACATGTGTATTTAGTATTTACTCTGACAACTAatactataacatgttttaaatgtcacacaaaCATGAATTATGAGACACGCAGGAGTCAGAGTTCTACTGTAGAGCATAAAGAATAACTTTTGAAGATTGGATATCCATCCGACTTGcctaaacatttaaataatgtaaaagcAATGCCAAATAGTGATGGTGCTAGTTTAATTCTGccactttattttacatttttaaaaggagtACATTGTTCTGAACGGGGATGCAATGCAATTTTGAATAAACATTATTCAGAcaatttctgtgtttgtgttctttaaGCATTCGTTGCTCATTCAATGTATTGCACGAGTCCCTGAGGGCTTTATgtgttattgattattgattcaCATTGGGCCCATTCTTAGTAGTTCCCCTCGCCTGTCAGTAGATGGCGCTCTTGTAACGTGCAGCAGGGCTCTCAGCCTCCGCCCTTCGATGGTGCATCGAACCCactgagaactgcctccaacacagcaaatgaactactcgTGTTACCGTTATCatgaagggaggcagaggaagagctctACATGTGACACGCTGAGCAGAGAGCGAGCAGGAGGGGGCCAGAAGGAAGCTATCGCTATCCGCTAAGCTAGCacggtggctaacgttagcggaactaaacaacgtgaaaataagactgttggATTTGTAGCGATACGTcgctaaaagaaggagagatccgagtgtttaaatgtgtaagaTGTACAGCAGGTAATCAGCCCTTTGTActaaagaatatcacacaattacCGTATCAGCTCCGGCTAAACCAAGCgatcagaaaacagacacgCAAGAGATGGGAGATGTTTCGGaaagaatatatagaaataaaaaataaaataactttttatttattaatttaatttattaataaaagaagaagaaaaaatattaaattaattaaaaaaaattttaatttaatttaactttttttttattagataaatgaactttttcttttttaaactgccacTTTTTAAAACAGACACGATGAGAgatgttttggaaaaaaaaagtttaattaaattttaaaaaataataataattttaattttttttttcttttcttcttcctttattgcaattaattaatacaaaataaatatatatatatatatatatatatttattttgtattaatgtgtgttttatttattttttttgcaattaatacaaaataaatatatatatatatatatatatttattttgtattaattatatatatatatatatttattttgtattaattgcaataaaggaagaagaaaagaaaaaaaaaattaaaatttttaatttaatttaactttttttttttttgataaatgaacattttcttttttaaactgccagtTACACCGTGCACTGGTATCGCTGGTAATCCTACGTGCCAAACGCCAGTTGAAGCCAGAGGTCGCACTCTCATTATGCAATgtatacactgcacacacaagtgTCCCTGTTGGAGGTACCGGGGAGTCATGAAGTCCCGTGACCGCAATCCAGGGGTAGTTCTCCCAATTTGGCTCAACTGACGCCGACACGGTTCTCTCGGGGGGCATAGTATCGTTGAGAACCGTCCGAAATTTGTGGTCCGTTTGCGGATCCAAGTGGGAGGAAATGAGTAAACCCACCAAGCGCGGGGAGTCGCTTTGTGCGAACCACCGCCACACCCGGGTTTCGAACCCGCATCTTATCTGGTGTGGAAGGCGAGAGCGTAAGCCGCTTCGCCACCGCGCTAGCCAACATATACAGATTCGTGGGGAGCTTTGTCTTTTAGAATTTAAAGATTGCGCAATATTTGTCCAATTTCAAGATTgcgcaatatatatatttttcaaaatttgcatttttcaaaattataacaattataaacattataaatgTGACAAGATTAGGAGGggtttcccccctccctccagaaTTAGACATGTGACAAATGTGGAATCTtttcacatgcatgcaaactaggataatactaatattaatgctatttgttaagtgttcaaaaatcggtccaggaacaagctggtgaaaaagggaaccatacagatgttttatttattactattatagataaatataccagtattgtatttgtggtatcATACCTTGAAGTTGGTTCATGAATGACTTTAAccatattgtatataatgaaaatgtacatttaaccatttaattacatgtatgtgcacacacacatggccaataaagctgattctcacacaagtgtttttattgtccagGTGGGAGAGGGCGGAGTGAAGCGCTGTGGAGATGGCgtcttctgtacacctgttctGGCGGTAGGTGAATTGGAGGGGGTCCAGTGTGGGTGGTAAGCAGGTTTTCAGAtgagccaagaccagcctctcatACACTTCATGATGATGGGTGTAAGTGCAGCGGGGCGAAAGTCGCTAAGGCTCGCTGCAGTGGCGTGTTTGGGCACTGGCACGATAGAGGTGGCTTTAAAGCACGTTGGCACAGCTGCTTGGGCCAGtgacaggttgaagatgtcagtcAGGACCCCAGTCAGCTGCCCAGCACAGGCCTGGAGCACACGTCCGGGATGCCGTCAGGGCCCGCAGCCTTACGTGAGTTGATGCTGCGCAGCGCAATCCACACATccgtgggggggaggggctggtggtctgcatatatgtatgtatgtatatatatatatatatatatatatatatatatatatatatatatatatatatatatatatatatgtatatgtatatgtatgtgctgTATTATCATATTATCTATTATTGTGCATTTCTAACAGCATAACATTAATATCCTGTTACAGGACAATCCCAATTGTACTTGATCCCAGATATCCAGACCTCGTGATAATGTCCTGTTCAGGGACAACGGTGATCAGAAGAACCAACATCAGACACATCCGGGTATTTGGACCGTGCATGAGCAGATGGGGAGTTCAGAACTCCGTGATCAACGTGCACAGGTCCACCACGTTCTGGCTCTATGTGGATGTTTCAATGTTAGTCAACCTGCCCTGACCTGTGTGACACTGTCCGTCTAACTGGGAAAAGGGAGGCTTGTTTCTCTTAGTTGCATCACACTGTGCACCAGATGTGTTGAGTCAAATGGAAAtcaaaaagatattaaattagaatttacacaatatttattatatataaagtgtcaTACAGTCAGATTTTTTAATTACATCAGAACTATTATGACATTGGTTCtaatataaagacatgtttacaatgtttgttgaacatttaattaattgtgctatataaatatatatatatatatatttatatataaacatatgtataATTTAATTGTTCTTGAATATAGATCTATAGAAGTATATTTAGTTGCAAACAACTGGGTcgaaagaaaagagatcattTCAAAAAGTTCTGCCGAGACATTAGTCTGTTGACAGCGGTCACCATGACGAGGGCAATCTGATGCATGGTGGGTAATATGGGCGGGGAAAGCGTGTTTTCATTGGTGGTCCAGCGGATTGGTCAGTGGCATTCGGAGCGCGAGGTCAGAGGTTCGAAACCCGGCTCCGCCCCCAAGCAGTCAACGAGTGTCACGTGAGTCACCTCTGTGTCGATAGCTTAGCTTGTTGCTAACCAACGCTAGCTCTCGTTCATTAGCTTAGCAGATAGCCATGCACGCGTCTCTTCTACCAGGCGAGGAGAGAATACTAtggagagaaatgagacgtcCTTTCCTCCCAAGCGTCGCGTGAAGGACGTGTCTGCTTCACACTGACTCCGgatcagctgatcagctgtcagtcggttttaacagctggagagacgcgATCGATGTAACGGAGTTGTTTCCTGGTGTAAAGATCCACTCAAACTATTGTTATGGAAATCAACCTTTCCAATCTCcctcagagaaaacaagtgCCGAGCACCCGTTCAACAGGTAATTAAAAGGCGACTGCAGACATGACAGACAGAGGACTGGCTGTCAGCGTGACCACACCGAGGGAGAGCCGGACTGAGCAGCCTGGGAAGCCCCGAGAGGTCCGACACAGCAGGGGACCAGAGGAGAGGGGACCAGAGTCTTCGGGAGAGACTGAGGGCCTTCAGAAGACAgccctcagctcctccaggagAGCATCAACTCTAATAACCTCACAAATGTAAGCTGAATATAATCTAAAACGGTACTACTCCATTTAAGGGATGCATATTGAACATGttatattactttatttgaTCTTTATTAACATTCACTCCTTTTTACCATTTTAATGTGAATGTATAAATGGGAGGAATACAAAGGGACATGTTTGCTGTTTTCGTGCAATGGACACTGGACGCTGCACTGGGGGCCCTCGACCCAGAGGTAGGAGAGGCTTACCCCACAGCGAGATGCTCTTTCTAGCTCAACCCATGGCCCTCTGTTACTGTTGAACCCAATGAATACTCATATTATATGGAGCCCATTCATACAATCAAAATGCTGCATTAGAAATCAATTTGGCTTTAGAGCTTCTTACAGGAAAATAGTCGTAATTTTGTCCACCTTCCTCAAAGTCTATTTAATACActgttaatatatattattttatctaTTGTATAccttacatataatataataatatacatattatttgtatgtatatatgtgtgtgtatatatatatatatacaggtaataaaataaggtttatttattttgcacttATCACAGACAAAGGGTCACAAAGTGCACTACTTTCAGCCCCTCTGTGCTTACAGGGGAGGCCCTacacacatgtaaaaaaaaatgaacatccatgtgtgtgcgaCGTCCGTGATCAACGTGCACAGGTCCATGTACTGGCACTAGTGTGGATACTTTACAGGCACTCGTGTTAGTAAATGTACAACCTGCCCTGatctgtgtgtcactgtgtgtctaACTGGGAAAAGGGAGTTTCTCTTAGTTGTTGCATCACACTGTACACCAGATATGTGTTGaggttgacccctgacctctgacctgttgCCTTGGTTTCCACAGAAGCAGAGATGGTCTCTGCAGGATGCTCCTCGTCTCGTGAGAATCTTTCAAACTAGAAACCCCTCGATGCCAAAGTGTGTCTGTGGCAATATGTGCACTAATTTACAGACGAGACCACGTGTGCACGTCTTCATCTCGTGTGCACGCTGCACTCGTCACTCTTCACTGCCACTCAGACCCACTGAGCTGTACTGCACACCGAACACACGTGCAGAGAAACAGTGTTTCCCATGTGTGGAATGGATCTGTAGTTTATAGGCATCACACAGATGTCACAATACATTTACTAACATATGCCTTATCGTTCATATCAGTGGTGATGGTGGCTCACTGCACAGAAGAGCATCAGAGAAAACTAACTGTGACAATGACGCCATCTGGTGGCGGCAGTGCAGATACCCTTTTTACATTTGGACGTTCACATGAACTTTCATCTCAAATTGAAATTGTTGTATCTACATTGAATTCAGTCTATTTAGCTGCATGAATGCTAAATAAGATATTTAtgcactacatccccatttcattgttgttgttgttgttgtttatattgtacatggccaataaagctgattctgattctgaactGAGGAACCGGATTTTGGTTTGGAAgactttggtttggttttacGTATTTCTCTTAATCCATTCCATGATTTAGTTTGATCATGATTACCATCGTCATGAAGCCAAAAGCCATTGGTTTGCGGAAGCTTGGTGTCTTATGACCCGTCTGTTGACCcagctcttattctgaaaagcTCCGATCGGAAGTCTCTTTCCGCACGGTGTCCCAGCTCCGCTCGGACGGAGCGGACCAGTCgcgttgatgatgatgatgatgatgatgatgctgctgctgctgctgcgggcTGCGGTGCTGCTGCTCGGACTCGGAGTCTCGTGCCCGGCGCAGGTCGCGCCCCCCACGGTGACCGTCAGCCTGGATGAAGCTCCAGAGGTGCGATGGGACTCTCTGGGGAAAGTGTTCGACGTGGACTACCTGAGGAAAGCCGCCGCGGAGGTCATCGAGTAAGTTATGTTGGATCTCTAGAAAGTAGTTTTACTCGTGACGCCGCAGGTCACGTGTGGCAGACACTTTGTAACGAGCAACTCGGTGCTTATAACGCATGTATAACAACAACGTTGTGTGGGTAGGCTTTTGAAAATGGGTTCATCAGTAATCATAAACATTATTAGTTAACAGACCACTGCGACAACCAgttggtaaacaaacaaacaagcagtacataataaatatttatgtatacacattttgttcaatatatataatgtaatccATAAatgaagtatatatatttatatatatgtgtatatgcaatatatatatatatatatatatatatagatttcattatatatatattgaaaacaatgtgtataaatatatatttattatgtattgttttgtttgattattaGTGCGTTATACAACTTTTTAGGACCTCGTGACTTATATAAATAAGGGCTCTGTAGGAAGCTGATTCCTtgactcctttttaaaaaaaaagaagtataatCCACTGAGTAACAGACGTCTCTTTTCCCAATGTACGTCTAtgggaacatttatttttcaggtCCCGTGGCATCACATGTCGGACCCGAAAATGATAATTCCACCATTTGGCCACCGTGTATAATTGGCTTCAACGGCAGCTGTTGATAGAGGAACAGGCCTTTAGGAGTTGAGATAAGGACTTGCATAAGGAGTCAAAAAACAGGTtcagcgaggcggtgagagCTGAACGACTGCACGCTGAGAAGCTGCAACACCAGTTGAAAGACAACGGGACAGTCCTGACCCCGTCCACCAGCTCCAGGGCACCAAGTGCCTCTTCCCCAGCTCAGCAGGGGCCCGCGACTCTTCATCACCCACCACAACGACTCTCTATTCGGTTCTTCAACTCCTCCCACATACACGCCTGCTTCAAGGCCTCCACCATCACCCCTTAATTAAACCTTAATGACTACAGGCCTGTTGCACGGACCTCTGTGGTCTTTTGAGTACCTAATCCTGGCCCACCTTGAAACCCTCACGAGCCACTcctggaccccctgcagtttGGCTACAGAGCCAACGGGTCTAATAATGTCACACATTTGTGAACGTGTTCTTGAATATTTTCCACTTTAGTATCAGAGAACATCGCATCAATATAAGAATACATCCCCTACCCTTAAATTATATCATATTACATCACCAGTGGTTGTTAAACTAAGAGAAAGGTGAACTGTACTAATGAGGGACGTAACCACACATAGTTAGAAACATAATTCTGGTAGAAAGCTAACACGCTAACGCGCTAACGATGTTTTCTTTCGTATTAACGCATTACGGCAGCCTTGAATCAGCAGTGAAACCAACTCCTGCACTTGTTTGTATTGTGTGCATCTTCCAGTGCGGACACAGACGTGTTTGTTGTCTTCTCCTTTTGTCGTCGTCAGCACGACGGTTCCTAAATGGGTCCATCGCGCAGTGAGGCCGCTGGTGAAGGACCTCGAAAAGTACATTCCTCAGCCGTACGGGGGGGAGATCCGCGGCTTGGCCTCGCACCTGGGAGACATTTCAGACGTCATCATTCTCAACTTTGCCTATGAAATATCTGCGTACGTATGATTTTTAAACCCGATGTGTGCACGATGCGGAGGCCGGCTGGATCTAAACTGTGTGCGTTCACAGATTCTGCACCAGCATCGTCGCTCAGGACGAGAAGGGGCACATGTACCACGGCAGGAACCTTGATTATCCACACGCGGTTCTGAGGAATCTGACGATGGACGTGATATTCATCAAGAATGGAAAGGTACAGCACTCAAAAACGACATCACCTCCTTGAGTTATATTAAGCTTAACAAAATGTACAATCCTGTACGTGGTTTATTTGAAAGGTGGCGTACCGTGGAACGTCTTTTGCCGGATACATCGGCCTGTGGACGGGACAGAGTCCCAACAAGTTCACGGTGTCTGGTGACCAGCGAGGTGACACCGCGCCTCTTGTCAGCGCTCATGTTTGTCCGGAAATGTTTGCAATGTTCAGATTGTATtattccattgtgtgtgtgtgtgtgtgtgtgtggtcatcaGGCAGTGAACACTTGTGGAACTTGTGGAAGAACATGGTGTCTGCGCTCCTCTTTCGGAGATCCCCCGTCAGCTGGCTGGTGAGGGAGGTGAGTTCAGGACTTTAGGGAAGCAACGATGAGGAAGTTCACTGTACGAGGAAGTGAAACgtactttgtatttattcatttgggAAAATGCACCTATCGTCCCCCACATTGCTTTACACACCACTTTACTcgttacctttcacaataaaagccctagacgCACAGTAAACGTAAAGGGGAACTTACATTCACTCAAAGTGGCAACTCGACAAAACAGCTTCCAGTTtgtattaataacaacaatgcaGGTCGATATTTATTATGGATAGGCTACCGGCCGACGTTGACCTGGCACGTTTTGATTTCCCGAAAGCAATGACGTAATTAACCGCACaatattaatgtaaatattacatttacaagTTAAAAGGTACATTACAACATAGAAATGGCAgacaccattttttaaaattttaaatagtttaaaagGTAGGAAGCAAGGTATAAGAAAAAAGcacaataattaatataaataaggTATAATCATTAAAAGAATTAAGAATAAAAATTCAGGCCACAAAGCCTTTGAAAGCACacttataaaaaaaatgtttttgcagaTATTTATTGCTCCTCATATCGTCCTCTACATAGATCTCTCTGTATCGTGTGGAGGAAGTAGTGAATGATTGGATGATTTTGGACTCTGTCTATTTGTATGTAACCCACGCAGACGCTGGCGGAAGCGGAGGACTTTCAGGACGCCGTGATGCGCCTCGCCAAGATTCACATCATCACCGGGGTGTATTACATCGTGGGAGGGACGCGAGCAGGCGAAGGGGTCGTCATCACCAGAGACCGAACGGGCCCCGCCGACATCTGGCCCCTGGATCCCCTGACTGGAGGGTAGGCAACACACCCGGGGACAGCCTGTTGTCCCAAAAACGTGTGTGCGTCGAGTGCAAAACTGCACAACCGAACCCAAacgtatttttaaaaaaaagaagaaaaacctgTGCGTTCCCCCGTTCCAGATGGTACCGAGTGGAGACCAACTTTGACCACTGGCTCCCGCCTCCAACCAGGGATCACCGCAGGTGAGTCCTGTCACACGACGGGTACCGCCACGCTATCGCCGCCGTTCGCTGCTTATTACGCTCACGATATGTTTCCATTTTGTAGGGACGCAGCCAACAAAGCACTAAACGCTACAGGCCAAGAGAACATCAGCTTGGAGACCCTTTACCAGGCATGTGTGGACGACTGAATCAATGAGGGATATCGCGTGCGGCGCATTTTGTGTGGATTTGACTAACCTGGTCTTGCTTTGCAGGTTC encodes the following:
- the LOC117730264 gene encoding N-acylethanolamine-hydrolyzing acid amidase-like isoform X2 — encoded protein: MRTQTCLLSSPFVVVSTTVPKWVHRAVRPLVKDLEKYIPQPYGGEIRGLASHLGDISDVIILNFAYEISAFCTSIVAQDEKGHMYHGRNLDYPHAVLRNLTMDVIFIKNGKVAYRGTSFAGYIGLWTGQSPNKFTVSGDQRGSEHLWNLWKNMVSALLFRRSPVSWLVRETLAEAEDFQDAVMRLAKIHIITGVYYIVGGTRAGEGVVITRDRTGPADIWPLDPLTGGWYRVETNFDHWLPPPTRDHRRDAANKALNATGQENISLETLYQVLSLYPVCNGVTIYTTLMSAAAPEKYNTLIRPKGCPPN
- the LOC117730264 gene encoding N-acylethanolamine-hydrolyzing acid amidase-like isoform X1, which translates into the protein MMMMMMMMLLLLLRAAVLLLGLGVSCPAQVAPPTVTVSLDEAPEVRWDSLGKVFDVDYLRKAAAEVIDTTVPKWVHRAVRPLVKDLEKYIPQPYGGEIRGLASHLGDISDVIILNFAYEISAFCTSIVAQDEKGHMYHGRNLDYPHAVLRNLTMDVIFIKNGKVAYRGTSFAGYIGLWTGQSPNKFTVSGDQRGSEHLWNLWKNMVSALLFRRSPVSWLVRETLAEAEDFQDAVMRLAKIHIITGVYYIVGGTRAGEGVVITRDRTGPADIWPLDPLTGGWYRVETNFDHWLPPPTRDHRRDAANKALNATGQENISLETLYQVLSLYPVCNGVTIYTTLMSAAAPEKYNTLIRPKGCPPN